In Quercus robur chromosome 11, dhQueRobu3.1, whole genome shotgun sequence, the sequence aaataaaaaataaaaaacagaaaaaaaggaGCCTTACATAACCGGTCTTGCATTCCTGGTGCAAATTTTAAACATTCTTATAGTATCATGTATTTTTAGATGATACTGTATAGCCTATgcattctttcttttcctttttttattctctctcttacttAATCTCTCATCTCAAACACACATAatccttttttattctttttctgtCACTCAAACACGCATGATTTGTgttagggtaaaaaaaaaattattttaaaatggtgtattgtaaaataaagaatGTGATGTAAGGACTCTTGTAAGAGtagtaatgtaaaataaatcaaatggcCTTTTGGTGAGACAatgcttttgtttttcaataagcAGTTGGGTATGCTCTTAACAGAGTATGAACTAAGACAATATATAGCAATTATCAATATCATTAAGACTTGACATGTGCACTGAATTGTAAAaggtaaaaaagaaacaaagaaagtacCTTGTATATGATAATTTCTATCACATATTTGAAATATTTGTACCAGATTTAGCAAGCATGGTCACTACAGCTGAATATAATAGCTTCTATAAAAGTATAATAAAAGCCAAAAAGTAATAGCAAGGAGAATcctctttaaaatttaaactaataaaaGCAACTATAACAATCAAATCatgttcttgtgtttttattttcagagCATATGAGGTGGTCTATTTCATCAGCAAAGCATAGTGTCCTTAACTTTAGTATGCAATAGGCAATGCAAATAATACATAATATTGTTAAAAGAGCTAAGTTGAAATAATGCCTTTGAGTGGAATCTTGTAAAATGTGCGGATTCCTCTAAGAAACTCATCAAGCCCATGCTACTTAAGACAACAGAAactaaattaatgaaattaaagattaattttCCTCAAGTCTAAAAAGTAAATTATAGTCTATTAACATAAAAGGGCACAAACTTCTAGGAAAGTTGacactcctaaaatttaatttatatgagctggtcattttttaaattcataccAAAACTTGTAGTTGGTCACATGCAAACCAATTTGTGTGGTTTGCAACaatattttgacaatatttGTATAATCTATGAAGAGCAATAATTTCATACAATCTCTTGTGCAAAGAGGACGATCCATATAATTGCAGCCATTATTTCTgattgctcaaaaaaaaaaaaggcatagcAATTTTAAATTGCAGCagagaaagatgaaagaaataCCGCAAATGAAGCCTAAgaaaacattgaaaatatgGGTTGAATTGCAAAAAGTAATGCAGCAGTTCAGTGAAAATTTAAATCTGAAAAATGAAGGTTTGGACCACAACGAATCAAACCTTGATTCTGCATTTGTTAGTGGTTCATGTACAGCCCAGAATTCAGATAGCTAAAAAATCTATCCTtgtaacaataacaataaataaataaataaaaagctattCCGTAATTGAGTTGGACTAAATAAACTAACTTAAAATTTAAggaaacatatattttaaagaacattgtgaagaacaaataaaaaataaaaaatcaagagcaTATCTGAAACCTTAAACatgatttattttaaagaatttaacatTCAAAAAATTACATCCCCAAACCTAAgcctaaatcaaaatcaattcaatcGAAATCCCCAagcctaaatcatatttaaacgataaaattttaaaacaaatcaaaaaaccTTACCGGTAAAGGTTTCGACGTGGTGACAGAATGGTAGGAAAAATAGTGAACCGGTTTGCTTAATCAACTCTATGATAAAGCCGCATTATTTCTTTTGCTTGTTTGTGTTGAAAGAATGGGTTTAAGGTTTGGTTAAGGGGAAAAACCATTATTGAAACCATAAATAACCGAAATGcctaaatcaaaacaaagcaaatacCAAAACTGCCAAACATAAATCATTTTTATCacaagattttggttttttcttttaaaaatttataatcaaaaaaataaaaataaaaacaaataaagcaaaaaaaagaaaactcaccCTCTAACAATGTACCACCAATTGAGGGATGCAAATTTTTTGGTGGTTAGAGTCCGACAGTGGTGCTGGCCTAAGATGTCTCTCCATCTCCCCTATGCCTATGCTTTTTTGTAGTCCACGCCAAACTGTAGAAAAAACAATGATAGAGCCGactgttttgtttttgtaagaACCAGAGATGATAATTTGAGACGAAAGCatcaaagaaagagaataaagCCTTCTATTTTTCAAAAGGGGTCAAAGAAGAATCCTAGACGACTCAACGGTGAGAAGtttcagaaaacaaaaaacagtagAGTTTTTGCATGTttataaatttgacaaaaaaaacattttgacagagaatccaaaaacccaaaacaaaaacgaatcaaatctaaacctatccaacaaaaaaactcaatcaaAAGTAACATTTCATACTCAAATCTAaaaaatgggggaaaaaaaaaaaaaaaaaaacaatgtacGGTGCCCAATCGGTGCAATGTTTACCATTCTGcctctttctctgtttctttctccGTGTCCCAGGCCTCATCCTCTCTCTATTTCAttgcctctctctttctcggcctctcTCTGTTTCATCGCCTCTCTCTATTTCTGACCCAAAATACCAATCtattaatcaaaaccaaatctgaCCCAAAATACCAATCTAAATCATAATTTACACCCAATTGATTctccaaataaaaaccaaaaaccctaaatttttaaatttaaaacagaaCTTTACCTAGTGATTCCGATAGTTGGGTAGTGAGTGGAGGCTTATGGCGATGGCAGAAGATCTGGGTGGCACCCTCACGGTGATGGCAGAGGCGcccttctctctatctctgcctctctgtctctcttttctcttgatCTGTCTCTCCTTTCTCCATAGCAAtcattctgttttttattttttatttttttaagcggttagtttccttttatactaagGGCTCCCAAACAGTGTTTTAACATAGTCAAACATTATAATTCATCACTTTTAAACGGTGTTATAGCTTTACCAAACAATGTAAtgtatcatattttaatttaaatgtgtCTGAATTTTAGACAGGCAGTTATCCTATTTGTCAGCACCTCCTTTTATTATGGCTTGGAGAAACTgctcagccttcaaaacttctTTCTCCTGCACCAGACATATCACTGGGGTCTGGGTCTCCATATCATCAACTTTATAAGCAAAAGCAAGCCAAAAGAAAATGACTATAAAATTTATTCATAAAGAATTTTTAAAAGGGTATCGTGCTAGGGAATTTTAACCCAGGAAGCtatattcataaataataacgaatttaaattaaatgcaccagtataaatatttaatatgtaTGAAACACAGTCAAATGTTTTTTCATAATAgagattaaattttttgttggctGTCAACCTACAGAAACCCTCCTTTTTTCAGGTTTAGGACTGGTTGTGAACACAATATATGACAATAAGTACAGACACAATATAGGGCAAGGTCAAATGTATTCATCTTAAATTCTTAATGCTGTGAAAGATCAACAGAGCATCATTCGACCTACGTAAGGCTTTGTGTAACCtagtctttttaaattttttttaaagaaccataaaacttaaaagtttcCATTTTCCACTTATAATCCCAGATATTGTCTAATATTTAGGTGATTTAGCTTTTAGTATTTCCATCACCACAAAATCAGATTGTTTGCATGACATTACATCTAAACTCAGAAAGGGTAATACCTTTCTTTGCATAACTACGTTTGGAGAGAACTCTGGAAGCATAAAGTTgcaaaaccttttgcaacataGCCTCCAGCCCTGGCTTATCCACATCTTCTTTTGCCTACAGATGATCCACGATATATTTTAGTTAACTTAATTGTTTACTATCTCAAATAAGGACTATCATCTGAACAATGTTGCAAGAAAGATTCATGAAAATCCAAGCATTACCATATGTAATATGAAATTTATGAATATTGATGACAGTCggtcacattattttttttttttcataagtaaCAGTCAGTCacattataaaaattaaatttaacataCATGCACCAGTATGCCTTTGTACATGTATAGAAAGATTGTATAGCTAGTTTGATGCTTGAAGCTCAAAACAGTTAGACCTAGAATTATGCAAGAAGACAGGGTATAACTTTTTACCACAAAAATATGGCAATGTTGTTTGATGGAAAGCATGCTCACATTTAAGTTATGGTGTCTGACTACCATTcagattgaataaaatataatttaatggcAGTAGTTGTAGCTCAATGGTCTTTTGCTACCAATGCaggcaaagataaaagaaaaagacagacTCACTTGCCGTAGCTGTGCATTGACCTCTGAAAGAAAGCCTTCATCTAGTTGCCCTTCTTGTTCCCTTGGGTTTATCTCCTAAAAATCACAAGATGTGTGAGTTACATAAATACAAATCAAAGAGATTTACAACAGTCTAAATTTGCACTagcaaaaatgaaaacacaagTTAACAAATCTACATGTACTTCAGCACAGCTGTCCAACAAAATAGGTAACTCATCTAAACAACAAAGCAGCTGAAGCTACCATCTCCAAGTTCTtatttgcttcttttctttctatcaCTCTATTCATGGCTATATGGCATTATTTCCATTCTTCTAAATAGCCATCAGTGTCAACGAAAACTATAATGGTTGAAATGAAGTTTTCATGTAGATGAAGATCTATAGGTGAAGGGCAGTGATTCACAAGCTTGGTTAATAAGAACTTCATTGTCACATGAAAAGGTTTACTTTTCATGTGACAATGAAGGGTACTGAGAAAAACTTCTCAATACAAGGAGCACATGAAAAGGGTACTGAGAAAAACTTCTCCATGAATGATACAGAGTACCCAACAGAACAATGGaaatcaatttaaaaccaaatttaAGAAAAGGTTTACTTTCTCCATCAATTTGAGGGCCTTGGGATCTCTAGGAGGCCAGCGAACCTCTTCCACTTCATCAACCACTGGTTTTAGTATCTCCTTGAGAACATCAGTGGATGACTCTATTTTTTCCTGCAGGAAAAAGATAACGGGGAATATAATTATGAGAGAACTACtaagaagaggaaaaaagaaggggAGTGGGGAGGAGAGAATAAAGTGATATAACTGAAGCATACAGGGAAATCAAATAGAATTTCATTGATGAGAGAGAGGGACAGAGACAAAGAGAACAGTACCTTAGTCTTATGGACAAGGCAATACACTATGCTCATTACAGATATTGCCAATTCTTCATAATCCTTCTgcgaaatgaaaaaaattatgtgtcAGTGTGTTTTTGTGCAAAGCAGGGATCTGAAATAAGTCAAACAtcagaatttcattaaaaattagaattaacTAAGAAAAAAGCATGCTTTACCATCCTCTGATTTGCAGGTATCAGTTCTTGCTGCAAGGCGTATCCAAAAACCTTCATTGAAAGCAAGGACATTTTCAACAACAAGCTTCTGAAGCTGTTcacagaacaaaaaaaatagccgaaaataagtttattaaaaTAGATTAATAGTGGaaccaaataaaagatatttgCAGTTTCAAGTAAATGGAGAGCCACATTTAAtcaatatagaaatttaatgaGCACCCCACACTTcagaagaaaaattgaaaatattcatGTGGAAACATTG encodes:
- the LOC126706469 gene encoding uncharacterized protein LOC126706469, which codes for MQIQMNFRSLLLKMSLLSMKVFGYALQQELIPANQRMKDYEELAISVMSIVYCLVHKTKEKIESSTDVLKEILKPVVDEVEEVRWPPRDPKALKLMEKEINPREQEGQLDEGFLSEVNAQLRQAKEDVDKPGLEAMLQKVLQLYASRVLSKRSYAKKVWRGLQKSIGIGEMERHLRPAPLSDSNHQKICIPQLVVHC